The following coding sequences are from one Bacteroidales bacterium window:
- the cysK gene encoding cysteine synthase A, with protein MKVANNILELIGKTPLVKLNRLGKDCHATLYGKLEYFNPASSVKDRIALTMIEDAETQKKINKDTIIIEPTSGNTGVGLAMVCAVKGYRLILTMPANMSEERKKIVRGFGAEVVTTPAAEGMSGAIKKAEELASIHKPSFIPMQFDNPSNPLAHIKTTAEEIWNDTDGMVDIFVAGVGSGGTIAGVAEALKNKKKSIKIIAVEPKDSPVLSGGKPGIHKIQGIGAGFVPKVLDISKLDEIVEVCYIDAIETTKRLIKEEGIFCGISSGANAWAARQEALKPENKGKIIVFIVCDTAERYLTTELFNFDDHG; from the coding sequence ATGAAAGTAGCTAATAACATCCTCGAACTTATAGGTAAAACGCCTCTAGTAAAACTTAACCGCCTTGGAAAAGATTGCCATGCAACACTCTACGGGAAGCTGGAATATTTCAACCCTGCTTCATCCGTAAAAGACAGGATAGCCCTGACGATGATTGAAGATGCCGAAACTCAAAAGAAAATCAATAAAGACACCATCATTATAGAGCCTACGAGTGGCAACACAGGTGTCGGCCTGGCCATGGTTTGCGCCGTAAAAGGCTACCGCCTTATTCTTACTATGCCTGCCAACATGAGCGAAGAACGTAAAAAAATTGTGAGGGGATTTGGAGCTGAAGTTGTAACAACACCTGCCGCTGAAGGCATGAGCGGAGCTATTAAAAAAGCGGAGGAATTGGCAAGCATTCACAAACCATCCTTTATTCCCATGCAGTTTGATAACCCTTCAAACCCTCTGGCACATATAAAAACCACAGCCGAAGAAATATGGAACGATACGGATGGAATGGTAGATATTTTTGTTGCCGGTGTGGGCTCCGGAGGTACTATTGCCGGAGTAGCTGAAGCATTAAAAAATAAGAAAAAAAGCATTAAAATAATTGCTGTAGAACCAAAAGATTCTCCCGTATTGTCAGGAGGGAAACCCGGAATACATAAAATACAGGGGATAGGAGCTGGCTTTGTCCCTAAGGTACTTGATATCAGCAAGCTGGACGAAATCGTTGAAGTTTGCTACATTGATGCTATTGAAACCACAAAAAGACTAATTAAGGAAGAAGGAATTTTCTGCGGTATTTCTTCCGGGGCCAATGCATGGGCTGCAAGACAGGAAGCTTTAAAACCGGAAAATAAAGGAAAAATCATCGTTTTTATTGTATGCGACACAGCAGAAAGGTACCTTACAACAGAATTGTTTAATTTTGACGATCATGGATAG
- a CDS encoding serine acetyltransferase has product MDRHNNKNIFDTVVAELGNKEKYQVLHHRTANSMPMPSIESLNQLMELLKAVLFPGFYGQSEVQGENISYYVGANLDNVLRILSEQIKRGFCFSCEKELMLCNDCEIKAKDVSMKFLSRLPHIKYMLSTDVVAAFNGDPAAKNFGEAIFCYPSISALTYYRIAHELLLLEVPLIPRIITEMSHSLTGIDIHPGATIGEYFFIDHGTGVVIGETTIIGNNVRLYQGVTLGAKSFPLDENGKPIKGIPRHPIVEDNVIIYSNSTILGRITIGKGAVIGGNQWITHDVPSETKVVE; this is encoded by the coding sequence ATGGATAGACACAACAACAAAAATATTTTTGACACCGTAGTTGCCGAGTTAGGAAATAAAGAGAAATATCAGGTTCTCCACCACCGGACAGCTAACAGTATGCCTATGCCTTCTATTGAGAGTTTGAATCAGTTGATGGAACTTCTTAAAGCAGTATTGTTTCCCGGATTTTACGGGCAGTCAGAAGTTCAGGGCGAAAACATAAGCTACTATGTGGGAGCCAATCTGGACAATGTGTTACGCATACTCTCAGAACAAATTAAAAGAGGGTTTTGTTTTTCCTGTGAAAAGGAATTAATGCTGTGCAACGACTGCGAAATAAAAGCCAAAGATGTCTCCATGAAATTCCTGTCACGCCTTCCACATATCAAGTACATGCTCTCCACTGATGTTGTGGCTGCCTTCAATGGCGACCCGGCAGCAAAAAACTTCGGAGAAGCCATTTTCTGCTATCCCAGTATTTCAGCACTTACCTACTATCGTATTGCCCACGAATTGCTCTTGCTTGAAGTGCCACTGATACCACGCATCATCACAGAAATGTCACATTCACTCACCGGAATTGACATACACCCCGGGGCTACCATAGGAGAATATTTTTTTATTGACCACGGCACAGGAGTAGTTATCGGAGAAACAACAATAATTGGAAATAATGTCAGGCTGTATCAGGGTGTTACACTGGGCGCCAAAAGTTTCCCTCTGGACGAAAACGGCAAACCCATCAAGGGAATACCCAGGCATCCCATAGTGGAAGACAATGTCATTATTTACTCCAATTCTACCATACTGGGGCGCATCACTATTGGCAAAGGCGCTGTCATAGGCGGCAACCAATGGATTACTCACGATGTGCCATCCGAAACAAAAGTTGTGGAATAG
- a CDS encoding pyridoxamine 5'-phosphate oxidase family protein, which translates to MRRKVLYEDPEKIEQIIKKCDACNVGMVDENNLPYVVPFNFGYKDKCIYLHSGQEGRKMDILRKNKQVCVSFSTDHQMAYQHPDVACSYLLKYRSVQAFGHVEFIEDAEGKVEALNIIMKHYTGKEFKYGAPSIREVACYKVVIDKMYGKEFGY; encoded by the coding sequence ATGCGAAGAAAAGTTTTGTACGAAGACCCTGAAAAAATAGAGCAGATTATAAAAAAATGTGATGCCTGCAATGTGGGTATGGTTGATGAAAACAACCTTCCCTATGTTGTGCCTTTTAATTTTGGTTATAAGGATAAATGTATTTACCTGCACTCAGGGCAGGAAGGGCGTAAGATGGACATACTGCGCAAAAATAAGCAGGTGTGTGTTTCGTTCAGCACCGACCATCAGATGGCATACCAGCATCCTGATGTGGCCTGCAGCTACCTTTTGAAATACCGAAGCGTTCAGGCTTTCGGGCATGTGGAATTTATAGAAGATGCTGAAGGGAAAGTGGAAGCCCTGAACATCATCATGAAACATTATACGGGAAAAGAATTCAAATACGGCGCCCCGTCAATAAGGGAAGTGGCGTGCTATAAGGTGGTGATAGATAAAATGTACGGAAAGGAGTTTGGGTATTAG